The Pelodiscus sinensis isolate JC-2024 chromosome 30, ASM4963464v1, whole genome shotgun sequence genome has a window encoding:
- the LOC102448951 gene encoding olfactory receptor 14A16-like — MSNHSTIAEFLLLGFSDIRELQILHFVVFLVMYLAVLMGNLLVISAMVFEHRLHTPMYFFLGNLAVFDLGSVSVIIPKSMANSLRNTRVISYSGCVAQVLLFMFLCSAGLGILTVMAYDRYMAICHPLHYKQVMNRRACVHMAASAWVSSLLYSVLHTGSTFAISFCGGHMVDQFFCDIPQLLKLACPDSDSGEIGVIVFSACLVFSCLVFIIVSYVQIFRAVLRIPSEQGRHKAFSTCLPHLILVSLQISTGVFAYLKPPSSSTSHLDLAVLVFYSVVPPVLNPVIYSMRNKELKAALWKLTGQRLLTSNKMSLFHI, encoded by the coding sequence ATGTCCAACCACAGCACCATAGCTGAGTTCCTGCTCCTGGGCTTCTCTGACATCCGGGAGCTGCAGATTTTGCACTTTGTGGTGTTTCTAGTGATGTACCTGGCAGTCCTGATGGGGAATCTTCTCGTCATCTCAGCCATGGTCTTTGAGCACcgcctgcacacccccatgtacttcttccttgGCAACCTGGCCGTCTTCGACCTGGGCTCCGTCTCTGTCATCATCCCCAAATCCATGGCCAACTCCCTTCGGAACACAAGAGTGATTTCGTACTCGGGATGTGTCGCCCAAGTCCTTCTGTTCATGTTTCTTTGTTCTGCTGGTCTCGGCATATTGAccgtcatggcctacgaccggtacatggccatctgccacccactGCACTACAAGCAAGTGATGAACCGGAGAGCCTGTGTCCACATGGCTGCCAGTGCCTGGGTCAGTAGTTTGCTCTACTCTGTCCTGCACACCGGGAGCACGTTTGCCATCTCCTTCTGTGGTGGCCACATGGTGGATCAGTTCTTCTGTGACATCCCCCAGCTGCTCAAACTGGCCTGCCCTGACTCTGACAGCGGTGAAATTGGGGTTATTGTCTTTAGTGCCTGCTTAGTCTTCAGCTGCTTGGTCTTCATCATTGTGTCGTATGTTCAGATCTTCAGAGCGGTGCTGAGAATCCCCTCGGAGCAGGGgcggcacaaagccttctccacctgcctcccccacctcattCTCGTGTCATTGCAAATTTCCACTGGTGTCTTCGCCTACCTGAAACCCCCCTCCAGCTCCACATCCCACCTGGACCTCGCGGTGCTCGTTTTCTATTCCGTGGTGCCTCCCGTGCTGAACCCCGTCATCTACAGCATGAGGAACAAGGAGCTCAAAGCTGCCCTGTGGAAATTGACTGGACAGAGGTTATTGACTTCAAATAAAATGTCCCTCTTTCACATCTGA
- the LOC102446984 gene encoding olfactory receptor 14A16-like, whose protein sequence is MSNQSTVTEFLLRGFSDIRELQILHFALFLVLFLAALVGNLLIIAAVALDHHLHTPMYFFLVNLSILDLGSISVTVPKSMANSLLDTRWISYPACVAQVFLFMFLCSADIGILTIMAYDRYVAICHPLLYKRVMNRRACVHMAASAWVSSFLYSALHTGSTFAVSFCGGHVVDHFFCDIPQLLKLACADSNRSETGVIGFSVCLVVSCFVLILASYVLIFRAVLRIPSQQGPHKAFSTCLPHLTAISLIFFTGVFAYLKPTSSSTSLLDLVVDVFYSVVPPVLNPIIYSMRNKELKAALRKLTGQRLFMANKMSLL, encoded by the coding sequence ATGTCCAACCAAAGCACCGTGACCGAGTTCCTGCTCCGGGGGTTCTCCGACATCCGGGAGTTGCAGATTCTGCACTTTGCGCTGTTCTTAGTGCTTTTCCTGGCAGCCCTAGTGGGGAACCTTCTCATCATCGCAGCTGTAGCCCTTGACCACcatctccacacccccatgtacttctttctGGTGAACCTGTCCATCCTAGACCTTGGCTCCATCTCTGTCACTGTCCCCAAGTCCATGGCCAACTCCCTCCTGGACACCAGGTGGATTTCCTACCCTGCCTGTGTCGCCCAAGTGTTCCTATTCATGTTCCTTTGTTCAGCTGATATCGGCATCCTGACGATCATGGCCTACGAccggtacgtggccatctgccacccactGCTCTACAAGCGAGTCATGAACCGGAGAGCCTGtgtccacatggctgccagcGCCTGGGTCAGTAGTTTTCTCTACTCTGCCCTGCACACTGGGAGCACGTTTGCCGTCTCCTTCTGTGGAGGCCACGTGGTGGATCACTTCTTCTGTGACATCCCCCAGCTGCTCAAGCTGGCCTGCGCTGACTCCAACCGCAGTGAAACTGGGGTTATTGGCTTTAGTGTCTGCTTAGTCGTCAGCTGCTTTGTGTTAATACTCGCGTCATATGTCCTGATCTTCAGAGCGGTGCTGAGAATCCCCTCGCAGCAGGGCCcacacaaagccttctccacctgcctcccccacctcactgctatttctttgatttttttcactGGTGTCTTTGCCTACCTGAAACCCACCTCCAGCTCCACATCCCTCCTGGATCTCGTGGTGGACGTTTTCTATTCCGTGGTACCTCCcgtgctgaaccccatcatctacagcATGAGGAACAAGGAGCTCAAAGCTGCCCTGCGGAAATTGACTGGGCAGAGGTTATTCATGGCAAATAAAATGTCCCTCCTTTGA